The Chryseolinea soli genome contains a region encoding:
- a CDS encoding LamG-like jellyroll fold domain-containing protein: MKNILLTIGICLLLPCGFIRAQAPTVYLPLDADLQDASGNNLHATDAGTESTKFEADAQRGPVARFPIGAHATLPLDPKLDFGTNDFSVAFWIRIDNTTIPTSDPAILGNKDWDSGGNTGFVVSLHDADDAAGHRWKVNASDHNGQRLDWEADQNGAATLVDATWHFVAVTFDRDGTMNVYMDGVLKQTDASPSSKDMTLIPGDLAPDALPFTIMQDATGHYGSDFEAFLDDILIYSRVLTAAEVTDLNDNGYHIDPALGATVYLPFDGDLNDASGNGLNATDAGTAHTSFDNDADRGMVANFPAAAHATLPLDPALDLSTEDFTVAFWIKIDDTTIPGSDPSIISNKDWDSGGNAGFVVSLNNADDPTSDLWKVNTAAGAGTRLDWAASKNDAPNLVDGTWHFVAVAFDRQATMNVYVDGALKQTDAAANSKDLTLITGNMDAGLPLTIMQDGTGHYGQDFAAWLDDVRIWKGKALSAGEIAAVYAFVPAKPEDDLSYGADAYLPFDSDLKDATGHGLDATDKGTVATTFIDDAERGKVANFPAEAYAQFPLDPKLDIGTGNFSVAFWVKIDAATPVPSDPVIFGNKDWDSGGNRGFIIGLDDADSPDAHHWTVSVSDGDGSRLDWDADDNQTANLKDGKWHFVAVAFDRDAKLNVYLDGLLHQSDPAPDSYDMTLIPGSLTPAHPLTIMQDGTGAYPADFAARLDDLRLWKDKVLTAAEVAAMYNPADKPYEATVFLPLNSNLADFSGHGINAADAGAEPAQFIKDPDRGDVALFPARAHAQFPLAPELDFGTNDFSVGFWVKINPLIPVPSDPVIIGNKNWDSGGNRGFIVGLDDADVSDAHHWTVSTSDGNGGRLDWDADDNQTGNLKDGSWHFVLVAYDRDAKMNVYFDGALKQTDPAQDSYDMSLIPGSLTSGLPLTIMQDGTGAYSADFSSLLDNIRIWNRVVTPQEVSKIYNEDKGNGAGGDGEIIVGVPEAENHAPSFVAYPNPTNGGNVTLAYRLPRAADLQLSLLNSQGMLLKSWTQKKSETEGLVTVDTAYEPGLYLLQVESANIRKIIKIIIVK, encoded by the coding sequence ATGAAGAACATTCTACTGACGATCGGTATATGCCTGCTCCTTCCCTGCGGCTTTATCCGGGCGCAAGCGCCAACCGTCTACCTCCCGCTGGATGCAGACTTGCAGGACGCCAGTGGCAATAATTTACACGCCACGGATGCCGGCACGGAATCCACGAAGTTCGAGGCGGATGCTCAACGCGGCCCGGTAGCGCGCTTCCCCATCGGGGCGCACGCTACACTGCCCCTCGATCCGAAACTGGATTTTGGTACCAACGATTTTTCGGTTGCCTTCTGGATCAGGATCGACAACACCACCATTCCCACCAGCGACCCGGCCATTCTCGGGAACAAAGATTGGGATAGTGGTGGAAACACAGGATTCGTGGTGTCGCTTCACGACGCCGATGATGCCGCTGGTCACCGCTGGAAAGTAAACGCCTCCGATCACAATGGCCAACGGTTGGATTGGGAGGCAGATCAGAACGGCGCGGCCACCTTAGTCGATGCCACCTGGCACTTTGTGGCCGTCACGTTCGATCGCGATGGCACCATGAACGTTTATATGGATGGCGTTTTAAAACAAACCGATGCATCGCCCAGCTCGAAAGACATGACGCTGATCCCGGGCGATCTTGCTCCCGACGCGTTGCCCTTCACCATCATGCAGGATGCTACCGGTCACTATGGCTCCGACTTCGAAGCCTTCCTGGACGACATCCTGATCTACAGCCGCGTGCTCACGGCCGCTGAAGTTACCGACCTCAACGACAACGGCTATCACATAGACCCAGCGTTGGGTGCTACGGTGTACCTGCCCTTCGATGGTGACCTGAACGACGCCAGCGGCAACGGTTTGAATGCCACGGACGCCGGCACCGCCCATACATCCTTCGACAATGACGCCGACCGCGGCATGGTGGCCAACTTCCCGGCGGCGGCACACGCAACGCTTCCGCTGGATCCAGCGCTCGATTTGAGCACGGAAGATTTTACGGTTGCCTTTTGGATCAAGATAGATGATACCACCATCCCCGGCAGCGACCCGTCGATCATCAGCAACAAGGATTGGGATAGCGGTGGCAACGCCGGCTTTGTGGTTTCGCTCAACAACGCAGATGACCCGACGTCCGACTTATGGAAGGTGAACACCGCCGCCGGTGCCGGCACTCGCCTGGATTGGGCCGCCAGCAAGAACGACGCTCCCAACCTGGTGGACGGCACCTGGCACTTTGTGGCCGTTGCTTTCGATCGTCAGGCCACGATGAATGTCTACGTCGACGGCGCATTGAAACAAACGGATGCCGCGGCAAACTCCAAAGACCTTACGCTGATCACGGGCAACATGGACGCCGGTCTGCCGCTTACCATTATGCAGGACGGCACCGGACATTATGGTCAAGACTTCGCCGCCTGGCTGGACGATGTGCGCATCTGGAAAGGCAAGGCATTGAGCGCCGGAGAAATTGCTGCGGTGTATGCATTTGTTCCTGCGAAACCCGAAGACGACCTTTCGTATGGTGCCGATGCCTATTTGCCTTTTGATAGTGATTTGAAAGATGCCACCGGTCACGGCCTCGATGCCACGGACAAAGGCACTGTAGCCACAACCTTTATCGACGATGCAGAGCGCGGCAAGGTCGCCAACTTTCCAGCAGAGGCGTATGCACAGTTCCCGCTCGATCCAAAGCTGGACATCGGCACAGGCAACTTCAGCGTGGCCTTCTGGGTGAAGATCGATGCCGCCACACCGGTGCCCAGCGATCCGGTGATCTTCGGCAACAAGGATTGGGACAGCGGCGGCAACCGCGGCTTCATCATCGGTCTTGACGATGCCGATTCGCCGGATGCCCATCACTGGACCGTGAGCGTATCCGACGGCGACGGTAGCCGGCTGGATTGGGATGCGGACGACAACCAGACGGCCAACCTCAAAGACGGCAAATGGCACTTTGTGGCCGTAGCCTTCGACCGCGACGCCAAGCTCAACGTGTATCTCGACGGCTTGCTCCATCAGTCGGACCCCGCACCGGACTCCTACGACATGACACTCATCCCAGGCTCACTCACCCCAGCCCATCCGTTGACGATCATGCAGGACGGCACGGGCGCCTACCCGGCTGACTTCGCCGCCCGTCTCGACGACTTGCGCCTCTGGAAAGACAAAGTGCTGACCGCCGCCGAAGTGGCGGCGATGTACAACCCTGCCGACAAGCCTTATGAGGCCACGGTATTCCTTCCCTTGAACAGCAACCTCGCCGACTTCAGTGGCCATGGCATCAACGCGGCTGACGCGGGCGCCGAACCCGCGCAGTTTATCAAAGATCCCGATCGCGGCGATGTGGCGCTGTTCCCTGCCCGGGCGCATGCCCAGTTTCCCCTGGCGCCGGAGTTGGATTTTGGAACGAACGATTTCAGCGTGGGTTTTTGGGTGAAGATCAATCCGCTGATTCCTGTTCCCAGCGACCCGGTGATCATCGGCAACAAAAATTGGGACAGCGGCGGCAATCGCGGTTTCATCGTCGGCCTCGACGACGCCGATGTGAGCGATGCACACCACTGGACCGTGAGCACCTCCGATGGCAATGGTGGCCGGTTGGATTGGGATGCTGACGACAACCAAACCGGCAACCTCAAAGACGGCAGCTGGCATTTTGTGTTGGTCGCTTATGATCGCGATGCAAAAATGAATGTGTACTTCGATGGCGCATTGAAACAAACCGATCCAGCGCAAGACTCCTACGATATGTCGCTCATTCCCGGCAGCCTCACTTCGGGATTGCCGCTCACGATCATGCAAGACGGAACCGGTGCTTATTCGGCCGACTTCTCTTCCTTGCTGGATAACATCCGGATTTGGAACCGCGTAGTCACCCCGCAAGAAGTAAGCAAGATCTACAACGAAGACAAAGGCAATGGTGCCGGTGGCGATGGAGAGATCATTGTCGGTGTGCCCGAGGCGGAAAACCATGCGCCTTCCTTTGTGGCGTATCCCAATCCAACCAACGGCGGCAACGTAACCCTCGCCTATCGCTTGCCCCGTGCGGCCGATCTGCAACTCAGCTTGCTGAACAGCCAGGGTATGCTCCTGAAATCGTGGACGCAAAAGAAAAGCGAGACCGAAGGTTTGGTAACGGTAGACACAGCCTATGAACCAGGACTCTATCTGCTGCAGGTAGAGTCTGCGAACATCCGGAAGATCATAAAAATCATTATCGTCAAGTAA
- a CDS encoding aspartate aminotransferase family protein, which translates to MSGSPQRTEGDINLSASRTSWYAVIEHPETRHYLDEDARYFLHQSLSTPCLDVLASCHDIYLTDIRGKEYMDFHGNNVHQLGYGNAFVLDRVKAQMDQLAFSPRRYTNLPAIALAKKLGSLFPGDLKRVLFAPGGSAAISMALKLARLVTGKHKIISLWDSFHGASLDAIAAGGERDFRKGMGPLAPGVERIPPPTTYRGPFSANGNDDVAYAEYLEYVIEKEGDIGAFLIETIRNTDVQIPSKTYWKKVREICTRHNVLLILDEIPIAFGRTGEMFAFEHYDIEPDIVCLGKGLGAGVIPMAGIVARESYNIAAEISLGHFTFEKSPLGSVAALAMLEYIEENHLLEKVRDDAHYMREQLARLQQKFPLIGDVRGIGLLWGVELVKDRETKEKAVQEAETVMYECLHHGLSFKVSQGNVLQLSPPLIITRAQLSEALTILENALDVASSGVR; encoded by the coding sequence ATGAGCGGCTCTCCCCAGCGCACCGAAGGCGATATCAACTTATCGGCGTCCCGAACTTCCTGGTATGCGGTGATCGAACACCCCGAAACGCGACACTACCTGGATGAGGATGCGCGCTATTTCCTGCATCAATCCCTCTCCACGCCGTGTCTGGATGTGCTGGCCTCCTGTCACGATATTTATCTGACCGACATCCGCGGAAAAGAATATATGGACTTTCATGGCAACAACGTCCACCAGTTGGGCTATGGCAACGCCTTCGTGCTCGACCGCGTGAAAGCCCAAATGGACCAACTGGCATTCTCACCCCGCCGCTATACGAACCTTCCCGCGATTGCGCTGGCTAAAAAATTAGGATCATTGTTTCCCGGCGATTTAAAGCGCGTGCTCTTTGCCCCTGGGGGTAGTGCTGCCATCAGCATGGCCCTGAAGCTGGCGCGCCTGGTGACCGGCAAGCATAAGATCATTTCGCTTTGGGATTCTTTTCATGGCGCCTCCCTCGATGCCATCGCCGCCGGGGGTGAGCGCGATTTCCGCAAAGGCATGGGTCCACTCGCGCCGGGTGTTGAACGCATCCCTCCTCCCACCACTTATCGCGGCCCCTTCAGCGCGAATGGCAACGACGACGTGGCCTATGCCGAGTATCTCGAATATGTGATCGAAAAAGAAGGCGACATCGGTGCCTTCTTAATAGAGACGATACGCAACACCGACGTGCAAATCCCGTCGAAGACGTACTGGAAAAAAGTGCGTGAGATCTGCACACGCCACAACGTGCTCCTGATCCTGGACGAAATTCCCATTGCCTTCGGGCGCACGGGAGAAATGTTTGCGTTCGAACATTACGATATCGAACCGGATATCGTTTGCCTGGGCAAAGGCCTCGGCGCGGGCGTCATCCCTATGGCGGGCATTGTGGCCCGCGAGTCCTACAACATTGCCGCGGAAATTTCACTGGGGCATTTCACGTTTGAAAAAAGTCCCCTGGGAAGCGTGGCAGCCTTGGCCATGCTGGAATACATTGAAGAAAACCATCTCCTCGAGAAAGTGCGCGACGACGCCCATTACATGCGCGAACAGTTGGCGCGCTTGCAACAAAAGTTCCCGTTGATCGGTGATGTGCGCGGCATCGGATTGTTGTGGGGTGTCGAACTCGTGAAAGACCGTGAGACAAAAGAGAAGGCGGTGCAGGAAGCGGAGACGGTGATGTACGAATGCCTTCACCACGGGTTGAGTTTTAAGGTTTCGCAGGGCAACGTGCTCCAGCTTTCGCCGCCGCTGATCATCACGCGCGCGCAATTGTCGGAAGCGCTGACCATTCTTGAAAATGCTCTGGACGTCGCGAGCAGCGGCGTCCGCTAA
- a CDS encoding helix-turn-helix domain-containing protein: protein MQEDILIQISNKIKQARKSKNATVQELADLAKVSKGLISQVENSRTIPSLPVLFSIIRALNLDLNDFFKDVTLMADVPKVITKKPKDYQKFEKETTKGFTYKRILTKEIGNLPIDIVLLELKPGAKRKAYVKTEAYEYKYIIKGSIRYTIGEKEYVLKSGDSLFFDGREEHTLANIGKSTAEMLVVYFFIPS from the coding sequence ATGCAAGAGGACATATTAATACAGATCAGCAATAAAATAAAGCAAGCCCGGAAATCGAAAAACGCCACCGTACAAGAACTGGCCGATTTGGCCAAGGTGAGCAAGGGGCTGATTTCACAAGTCGAAAATAGCCGCACGATTCCCTCGCTGCCGGTGCTGTTCTCCATCATCCGCGCCCTGAACCTGGACCTGAACGACTTTTTTAAAGACGTTACCCTCATGGCGGATGTTCCCAAGGTGATCACCAAAAAGCCGAAGGACTATCAAAAATTCGAAAAGGAAACCACCAAGGGATTTACCTACAAAAGGATCCTCACCAAAGAAATTGGCAATCTTCCCATCGACATCGTGCTGTTGGAACTGAAACCCGGCGCCAAACGCAAGGCCTATGTGAAAACGGAAGCCTATGAATATAAGTACATCATCAAAGGCTCGATCCGCTACACGATCGGCGAAAAAGAATATGTATTGAAGTCCGGCGATTCACTGTTCTTCGACGGCCGCGAGGAGCACACGTTGGCTAACATCGGAAAATCGACAGCGGAGATGTTGGTGGTGTATTTCTTTATACCCAGCTAG
- a CDS encoding SusC/RagA family TonB-linked outer membrane protein, which produces MKRFLHAQKIHIGLMLAMISFGLWHAPSVYAQTALTVEGKVNDAATGESIPGANIVVKGTQVGTVTNADGSFRIEVAEATSTLVFTFVGYTPQEIVVNGRTRIDVTLQQDATQIDEVVVTALGIEREKQSLGYATQEVAGSQLIEARDGNFTNLLSGKVAGLDVRSNAGVGSSTRVILRGESSLDFNKNQPLFVIDGIQINNDINNTSGADFGNGAAEINPADIESVNVLKGPAASALYGSRAGNGVIMITTKRGKLGQGIGIQVNTGATFEDVLRLPRFQNAFGGGNSGQFEGSNFGYQGDLTAMPNGVQDGFDESWGPRLNYGPKRAQFDSPTTNGFRGGDVNLPNRGDIIPTPWVSQPNNVKDFFQTGHTVFNNVAVTGGDEKSTFRLSYTNNKQQGIVPNNDLTRNTLALNASMQVSKRLKADVRLNYVKSESSNRPDQGYGRNTPMYFMLWMTRQVNMNSLRNYWQPGLEGIQQFQYNYGENHNNPFFYQYQNTSTQDKDRVFGNVALTYNFTDNLSLMIRTATDWSIDHRTFREAWSTVDNPLGSYRVNDIYTREMNTDFLLRYDLKKEGRFGASISFGGNRRDDDSRYLDVKAPRLTVPGIYNLTNNAAALDRNEYNSKRRVNSLYAFAQFDYDNKIFLDVSARNDWSSTLPTGNNSYFYPSVSASALINEFFDAPEMINQIKVRAGWADVGRDTDPYSLNTVYGSGVTWGNTPSLGESGALLNPQLKPESVNTHELGINVVLFKGRIDLDVTRYDTRSKNQILPLTLAGSSGYDSRKINAGEIQNKGIEIMLKTTPVMLDNGFRWDLAFNFARNRNKVIELAPGIPAYVQTAPGEEATIEARVGERMGAIYGPGFERVADDGPMKGEIIINSTGVPIKTTNPIYLGNFNPDWTANINNTFSWKGISLRTLFDMRQGGIFVSRFYNKGMGAGILAASAIERAARAPGTEYDPAVPYYHEGAAQMPDGTYQQNRISTDNTASEGIYGTSARAYYKQYYDHNSEAQVFDASFVKLREVALGYTIPQRWLGKLPFREVRIQAVGRNLKLWTPSSNKDFDPEGTMATTGGGLAPGFENMSLPSTKSYGFNLSFKL; this is translated from the coding sequence ATGAAAAGATTTTTACACGCACAAAAGATCCACATCGGCCTGATGCTGGCCATGATCAGCTTCGGGCTATGGCATGCGCCATCCGTCTATGCGCAAACCGCGTTGACGGTGGAAGGCAAAGTGAACGACGCTGCCACAGGCGAAAGCATTCCCGGTGCCAACATCGTCGTAAAAGGTACGCAAGTGGGCACGGTGACCAATGCCGACGGTTCGTTCCGCATTGAAGTAGCTGAAGCGACCAGCACGCTGGTGTTCACCTTCGTGGGCTACACCCCGCAGGAAATCGTCGTGAACGGCCGCACCCGCATCGATGTAACCCTACAGCAGGACGCCACGCAGATCGATGAGGTGGTGGTGACAGCGTTGGGTATCGAAAGAGAAAAGCAATCGTTGGGCTATGCCACGCAAGAAGTCGCCGGCAGCCAACTCATCGAAGCCAGAGACGGCAACTTCACCAACCTGCTTTCGGGCAAAGTGGCCGGTCTCGACGTTCGTTCGAACGCCGGCGTGGGAAGTTCAACCCGCGTGATCCTTCGCGGTGAATCGTCGCTTGACTTCAACAAAAACCAGCCGTTGTTCGTCATCGACGGTATTCAGATCAACAACGACATCAACAACACCTCCGGCGCCGACTTTGGCAACGGCGCTGCCGAGATAAACCCCGCCGACATCGAAAGTGTAAACGTATTAAAAGGTCCCGCTGCATCAGCCCTTTATGGTTCGCGCGCCGGCAACGGTGTGATCATGATCACAACGAAAAGAGGTAAGCTCGGACAAGGTATAGGCATCCAGGTAAACACCGGTGCTACGTTCGAAGACGTCCTTCGTCTTCCCCGTTTTCAGAATGCGTTCGGCGGCGGCAACTCGGGCCAGTTCGAAGGATCGAACTTCGGCTACCAGGGTGACCTCACCGCGATGCCCAACGGCGTCCAGGACGGATTCGACGAAAGCTGGGGACCTCGTTTGAACTATGGCCCCAAGCGGGCACAGTTCGATTCTCCTACAACCAACGGTTTTCGCGGCGGCGACGTCAATCTTCCCAATCGTGGAGACATCATCCCTACGCCATGGGTGTCGCAACCCAACAACGTAAAAGATTTCTTCCAGACCGGTCACACCGTTTTCAACAACGTGGCGGTTACCGGTGGTGACGAGAAATCAACCTTCCGGCTTTCCTATACCAACAACAAGCAACAAGGTATTGTGCCCAACAACGATCTCACCCGCAACACCCTCGCGCTCAATGCATCGATGCAGGTATCCAAGCGATTAAAGGCCGATGTACGGTTAAACTACGTAAAATCGGAAAGCAGCAACCGCCCGGACCAAGGCTACGGCCGCAATACGCCGATGTATTTCATGCTGTGGATGACGCGCCAGGTAAACATGAACAGCCTGCGGAACTACTGGCAACCCGGCCTGGAAGGCATTCAGCAGTTCCAGTATAACTACGGTGAAAATCACAACAACCCGTTCTTCTATCAATATCAGAATACCAGTACACAAGATAAAGACAGGGTGTTCGGCAACGTTGCGCTCACCTATAACTTTACCGACAACCTGAGTCTCATGATCCGCACCGCGACCGACTGGTCGATCGATCACCGAACATTCCGCGAAGCCTGGAGCACGGTTGACAATCCGTTGGGTTCTTATCGTGTAAACGATATCTATACGCGTGAAATGAATACAGACTTCCTGCTTCGCTATGACCTGAAAAAAGAAGGACGGTTTGGTGCTTCGATCTCTTTTGGCGGCAACCGCCGCGACGATGACAGCCGCTACCTCGATGTAAAGGCTCCGCGGCTCACGGTGCCGGGTATCTACAACCTCACCAACAACGCCGCGGCCCTGGACCGAAATGAATACAATTCGAAGAGACGCGTGAACAGTTTGTACGCGTTCGCGCAATTCGACTACGACAACAAAATATTCCTCGATGTAAGCGCACGCAACGACTGGTCGAGCACGTTACCCACGGGAAACAATTCCTACTTCTATCCTTCGGTTTCCGCCAGCGCATTGATCAACGAGTTCTTTGATGCTCCGGAAATGATCAACCAGATCAAAGTCCGCGCCGGTTGGGCGGACGTTGGGAGGGATACCGATCCCTATTCTTTGAATACAGTGTATGGCTCGGGCGTTACGTGGGGAAATACACCGTCGCTTGGTGAATCCGGCGCGCTGCTAAACCCGCAATTGAAGCCTGAATCTGTTAATACTCATGAACTCGGCATCAACGTCGTGTTGTTCAAAGGCAGGATCGATCTCGATGTAACGCGGTACGATACGCGTTCGAAGAACCAGATCCTTCCCCTTACGCTCGCAGGATCCAGCGGTTACGACAGCCGCAAGATCAATGCCGGTGAGATTCAGAACAAGGGCATCGAGATCATGCTGAAAACAACGCCCGTGATGCTCGACAATGGATTCCGATGGGACCTTGCTTTCAACTTCGCACGTAACCGCAATAAAGTGATCGAGCTTGCTCCCGGCATTCCAGCCTACGTGCAGACGGCGCCCGGTGAAGAGGCGACGATCGAAGCCCGAGTCGGTGAGCGCATGGGCGCCATCTACGGACCGGGCTTTGAGCGCGTGGCCGACGACGGCCCAATGAAAGGCGAGATCATCATTAATTCCACCGGTGTGCCGATCAAGACCACAAACCCGATCTACCTCGGAAACTTCAATCCCGATTGGACCGCCAACATCAACAACACCTTTTCATGGAAGGGAATTTCGTTGCGCACCTTGTTCGACATGCGCCAGGGCGGAATATTCGTCTCGAGGTTCTACAACAAAGGCATGGGCGCCGGTATTCTTGCCGCGTCCGCCATTGAAAGAGCGGCGCGCGCACCGGGTACGGAATACGATCCCGCAGTACCGTATTATCACGAAGGCGCCGCGCAAATGCCCGACGGCACCTATCAGCAAAACCGCATCAGCACGGACAATACGGCCAGCGAAGGCATCTATGGCACAAGCGCACGCGCTTACTACAAACAATATTACGATCACAACTCGGAAGCCCAGGTATTCGATGCATCGTTTGTAAAACTCAGGGAAGTTGCCCTTGGCTACACCATTCCGCAACGATGGCTGGGCAAGCTCCCATTCAGGGAAGTCAGAATACAGGCGGTTGGACGGAACCTAAAACTCTGGACGCCGAGCTCGAACAAAGACTTCGATCCGGAAGGAACCATGGCGACCACCGGCGGCGGCCTTGCACCTGGATTCGAGAACATGAGTCTCCCTTCCACCAAGAGCTACGGCTTTAACCTGAGCTTCAAACTTTAA
- a CDS encoding SusD/RagB family nutrient-binding outer membrane lipoprotein, translated as MKANYIKLILALIAFNLSATRCTNDFEKINKNPNQPESLTNPALLLPGIIRSSMSDSFNGSWNRGNIVADYTTDQFVSQFDWSAGDAEGYFLWSYYDRLRDVMNMYNLSVTGNLKNYQGIALVWKSFLFHSMTDIYGDIPYTEGVKAKTDGINFPKYDAQETIYQGILADLKQANDLLSTSNEVVTGDILFNGNVMRWKMFANALRLRCLLRISDRVDPSAEMSEIVSNPTSYPLLTSNSDQAALQYLDQVNNEFPNYNDFGYGCTASKTLVDQLTALNDPRLYVFAQPTPATGGGANPQYAGVPNGIADEANYNGGPTNQSLPGLLWAPLKANPALASKTAVQTLILTYAEQQLTLAEAAERGFITGNAAQYYQEGMQANFDYYASRIPSNYTFPTAADVQPDAAYYTQATVAYTGTQAEKLAKIHLQKWISLYNCGFEGWAEWRRTGVPTITPGPASLGFVPVRMIYPLSEQNTNRENYDAAVAVQGPDNTQTRVWWDKN; from the coding sequence ATGAAAGCAAACTATATAAAACTCATTTTAGCGCTGATCGCATTCAACCTCAGCGCTACACGTTGTACCAACGATTTCGAGAAGATCAATAAGAACCCGAATCAACCCGAGAGTCTGACCAACCCCGCGTTGTTGCTACCCGGGATCATCCGTTCGTCGATGAGCGATTCATTCAATGGATCATGGAACCGCGGTAACATCGTTGCCGATTACACCACCGATCAGTTCGTCAGTCAATTCGATTGGTCGGCCGGGGATGCCGAAGGGTATTTCCTCTGGAGCTACTATGATCGCCTCAGGGACGTGATGAATATGTATAACCTCTCCGTAACAGGCAACCTGAAGAACTATCAGGGTATTGCGCTGGTATGGAAGTCGTTCCTGTTCCACTCGATGACCGACATCTACGGTGATATTCCTTATACCGAAGGGGTAAAGGCAAAAACCGACGGCATCAACTTCCCGAAGTATGATGCACAGGAAACGATCTACCAGGGAATTCTTGCAGATCTTAAGCAAGCAAACGACCTGCTCAGCACCAGCAATGAAGTGGTCACCGGTGATATCCTTTTCAATGGCAATGTGATGCGGTGGAAAATGTTTGCCAACGCGCTTCGCCTCAGATGCTTGTTGCGCATCTCCGACCGCGTCGATCCCAGCGCGGAGATGTCGGAGATCGTGAGCAATCCCACAAGCTATCCGCTCCTTACCAGCAACAGCGACCAGGCTGCGCTTCAATACCTCGACCAGGTCAATAACGAGTTTCCCAACTATAACGATTTTGGATATGGTTGCACCGCATCGAAAACGCTTGTCGATCAATTGACAGCTTTAAACGATCCGCGTTTATACGTTTTCGCGCAACCTACGCCTGCTACCGGAGGTGGTGCAAATCCTCAGTATGCCGGCGTACCCAATGGCATTGCAGACGAAGCCAATTACAACGGTGGTCCTACCAACCAGTCGTTGCCCGGTTTGTTGTGGGCACCCCTTAAAGCAAACCCTGCGCTGGCATCGAAGACGGCCGTTCAGACACTGATCTTGACTTACGCGGAACAGCAACTCACGTTGGCCGAAGCCGCCGAGCGCGGTTTCATCACAGGCAACGCAGCGCAGTATTATCAGGAGGGTATGCAGGCAAACTTTGATTATTACGCCAGCCGTATTCCTTCAAACTATACCTTCCCGACGGCGGCAGACGTGCAGCCGGATGCTGCCTATTATACACAGGCCACCGTAGCGTACACCGGCACGCAAGCAGAGAAACTCGCCAAGATCCATTTGCAAAAGTGGATCAGCCTTTACAACTGCGGCTTTGAAGGCTGGGCGGAATGGAGAAGAACGGGCGTGCCCACGATCACACCCGGTCCCGCCTCGCTGGGTTTTGTGCCGGTTCGCATGATCTATCCGCTCTCGGAGCAGAACACGAACCGTGAAAATTATGATGCCGCTGTAGCGGTTCAAGGTCCCGACAATACACAGACCCGTGTGTGGTGGGATAAGAACTAA